GAACAGCGCGTTCAGCACGATCTGGTTCCACAAGGGCAGTTCGCCCACGCCCGGCTCGAAGATGGCTTCCTCGTCGGGCGTTTCGGCATCCGCATCCTGCAAGGTGATGGACAGCGCGCCCAGGTCCTCCAGCGCGGCTTCGACGCGCGGCTGCTCGGCGGCGCGGATCGTCAGGGAAAGTTCGAGCCAGGGCATCGTGTGGCCAATCGGTGGATGGGGGAGACGATTCTAGCGGGCCCGCACGTTATGATCGAACGATGTACACCCAGTGTCCCGAGTGCCTCACCGTCTACAAGCTCGACGCCGCGGCGCTCGTGCCCGCCTGCGGCTGCGTGCGTTGCGAGCATTGCGACACGGTGTTCAACGCGCTCGGCACCCTGGCCGCGCAGCTGCCGCCCGAGCCGTTCACGCGACTTCAGGAACATGCGCTGGACCGCGAGCCGCCGACGGCCGGCGTGGCGGTGTTCCGCCCGCGCGCGCTGCCCGACGAGCCTTTGCCGGCCACTCCCGCGCCCACGGACGACGAGCCGGGCGAAGAGTCAGGTGACGACGCCACCGACTTCTCCGGCCTCACCTTCACGCCGCGGTTCGCGCGGCGGCCTCGGCGTTCCTGGCGCACCGCCATGTGGGTGGTCATCTGCGTGGCGCTGATGCTGGGCCTGGGCGCGCAGCTGGCCTGGGCCAAGCGCGACGTGCTCGTCGCCGATCCCACCATGGGCCCGCTGCTGGCGGCGGGTTGTGCCGTTGTCGGCTGCCACCTCCCGCTGGTCGCGGCGCCGTCCCAGCTCCGCCTGCTGGCGCGCGATGTCGAGCAGCATCCCTCCGTGCGCGACGGCCTGCTGATTACCGCCAGCGTACGTAACGACGCCTCGTTCGCGCAGCCCTACCCCGTCGTCACCATCGTGCTTGCCGACGCCAACGGACAACGCCTGGCCATGCGCCGATTCCAGCCGGCGGATTACGTCGGTGACACGGATGTCCGCGAGCGCGGGCTGCCGGGCGGCGCCACCACCGCGATGGTGTTCGAGGTGCAAGACCCGGGCCAGCGCGCGGTCGCCTTCGCGTTTTCGTTCGACTGAACCGGCAAATAAATTTTCTTTTTGCAAGCCTGCACTTCACCGCCCGGGACGAGTACACTCGGTTCCCTTCGCGACGTCAGACCCCCGTTCACGGCGTGTCCCAGTCGTAGCCCAAGCGACCATCATCATCAAGAACCGACCGAGGACCCGCGCCCCGGCCTGCGAGAGGGGAATGCCTTGAACGCTGTGAGACTGACTGCCGGCGAG
This DNA window, taken from Luteibacter sp. 9135, encodes the following:
- a CDS encoding zinc-ribbon and DUF3426 domain-containing protein, which gives rise to MYTQCPECLTVYKLDAAALVPACGCVRCEHCDTVFNALGTLAAQLPPEPFTRLQEHALDREPPTAGVAVFRPRALPDEPLPATPAPTDDEPGEESGDDATDFSGLTFTPRFARRPRRSWRTAMWVVICVALMLGLGAQLAWAKRDVLVADPTMGPLLAAGCAVVGCHLPLVAAPSQLRLLARDVEQHPSVRDGLLITASVRNDASFAQPYPVVTIVLADANGQRLAMRRFQPADYVGDTDVRERGLPGGATTAMVFEVQDPGQRAVAFAFSFD